The following proteins are co-located in the Billgrantia tianxiuensis genome:
- the fabG gene encoding 3-oxoacyl-ACP reductase FabG, with amino-acid sequence MSSERRIALVTGASRGIGRAIAHELGRQGRVVIGTATTESGAAKIDEDLRANGIEGAGKALDVTDLASVEALVKAVTEEFGAPTILINNAGITRDNLLMRMKEDEWDSVLDTNLKSVYRVTKACLRGMTKARFGRIVNISSVVATMGNLGQTNYAAAKAGMEGFTRALAREVASRAITVNAVAPGFIATDMTHALPEEQHKALLTQIPLARLGEPEEIAAAVGFLTSESAGYITGETLQVNGGMNMR; translated from the coding sequence ATGTCCAGCGAACGCAGAATTGCCCTGGTGACCGGTGCCAGCCGTGGCATCGGCCGGGCCATTGCCCACGAACTCGGCCGCCAGGGGCGCGTGGTGATCGGAACGGCCACCACTGAGTCGGGCGCGGCCAAGATCGACGAAGACCTGCGTGCCAACGGCATCGAGGGGGCCGGCAAGGCGCTTGACGTGACCGACCTGGCCAGTGTGGAGGCGCTGGTCAAGGCCGTTACCGAAGAGTTCGGTGCCCCCACCATCCTGATCAACAATGCCGGCATCACGCGTGACAACCTACTGATGCGCATGAAGGAAGACGAGTGGGATTCGGTGCTCGACACCAACCTCAAGTCGGTGTACCGCGTCACCAAGGCGTGTCTGCGCGGCATGACCAAGGCTCGCTTCGGGCGGATCGTCAACATCAGCTCGGTGGTGGCGACCATGGGCAATCTCGGCCAGACCAACTATGCTGCCGCCAAGGCGGGCATGGAAGGCTTCACCCGTGCCCTGGCGCGGGAGGTGGCTTCTCGGGCGATCACCGTCAACGCGGTGGCGCCGGGCTTCATCGCCACCGACATGACGCACGCATTACCCGAGGAGCAGCATAAGGCATTGCTGACCCAGATTCCGCTGGCGCGCCTTGGCGAGCCTGAGGAGATTGCCGCTGCCGTCGGTTTCCTGACCAGCGAGAGTGCCGGTTATATCACCGGTGAGACTCTGCAGGTCAACGGTGGCATGAACATGCGTTGA
- the rpmF gene encoding 50S ribosomal protein L32, translating into MAVQQNRKTRSKRGMRRSHDALSAPTLSQDKETGTTHLRHHVSPDGFYRGRKVVDA; encoded by the coding sequence ATGGCAGTTCAACAGAATCGTAAGACCCGTTCCAAGCGCGGCATGCGTCGTAGCCACGACGCCCTGAGCGCGCCGACCCTGTCCCAGGACAAGGAAACCGGTACCACTCACCTGCGTCATCACGTTTCTCCTGACGGTTTCTACCGTGGTCGCAAGGTGGTCGACGCCTGA
- a CDS encoding Maf family protein, with amino-acid sequence MPRLVLASGSRWRRQLLDRLGLPYAWTSPDIDETPRPGEAPESLVHRLALAKASRVAEEYPDHLVIGSDQVAVFDGEILGKPGDAATARAQLTRFSGHQVTFLTGLALIDTRAARHWVCHERYDVHFRRLTHAEIAHYVEREQPLDSAGSFRMEGLGIALFERLEGDDPNTLIGLPLIRLCALLLEAGLDPLGDQGS; translated from the coding sequence ATGCCTCGACTCGTTCTCGCTTCCGGCTCCCGCTGGCGCCGCCAACTCCTTGATCGACTGGGGCTACCCTACGCCTGGACAAGCCCCGACATCGACGAGACGCCGCGACCCGGCGAAGCCCCCGAGAGTCTGGTGCACCGCCTGGCACTGGCCAAGGCCAGCCGGGTGGCAGAGGAGTATCCCGACCACCTGGTGATAGGCTCCGACCAAGTCGCCGTGTTCGATGGCGAGATACTGGGCAAGCCGGGAGACGCCGCCACGGCACGCGCCCAGCTCACACGCTTCTCAGGCCACCAGGTGACCTTTCTCACCGGACTGGCACTGATCGACACCCGCGCCGCACGCCACTGGGTCTGCCACGAACGATATGACGTCCACTTTCGCCGCCTCACACACGCAGAAATCGCCCACTACGTGGAACGCGAGCAACCGCTGGACAGCGCCGGCAGCTTTCGCATGGAGGGGCTGGGCATTGCCCTGTTCGAACGGCTCGAGGGGGACGACCCCAACACGCTGATCGGCCTGCCACTGATCCGGCTGTGCGCGCTGTTGCTCGAAGCAGGCCTCGATCCACTGGGAGATCAGGGCAGCTGA
- the rne gene encoding ribonuclease E yields the protein MKRMLINATQPEELRVALVDGQRLYDLDIESGAREQKKANIYRGKITRVEPSLEAAFVDFGADRHGFLPLKEISREYFLKESSGRPSIKEVLKEGQEVIVQVDKEERGNKGAALTTFISLAGRFLVLMPNNPRAGGISRRIEGDERTQLKEAMGQLTVPEKMGVIVRTAGIGRSPEELQWDLDYLVQVWESITEEAGKRPAPFLIYRESNVIIRAMRDYLRQDIGEVLIDNPEVHQEALTFIRQVMPSYQQKIKLYADEVPLFSRFQIESQIETAYEREVKLPSGGSIVIDHTEALVSIDINSARATRGSDIEETALQTNLEAADEIARQLRLRDIGGLVVIDFIDMSPARNQREVENRMRDALKLDRARVQIGRISRFGLMEMSRQRLRPSLGETSGVVCPRCNGQGTIRDVRSLSLSIMRLIEEEAMKERSAQIRAILPVPVATYLLNEKRAVLADIEQRQGVKVLVLPKPDMDTPHYDVQRLRDDHIEEEGDQDKSSFELSVETDIGKEPDMSIAKPMARTEAAVKTVIHNEPAPASLQQEPPRQAPSPAPATTAAPTAGVLGRLLKGVTKLLGGTESDTTTAAEPRKPTPPQAPPRSEDERGERNGRGRRRARGESQDDGRSQRGQARPQESARAEARQDSRQEARQDSSGGRGGRGRNQARADKPQATEEARQAKPRGRDETPRRQKAEPQEKPVEQVTEPAKSDDGKPKRTRNNPRNRSRQHAINPQAEAEQKRLQAEAPEQKGEAGSEQAKAVTPKPAEQPTEATKAEQPKSEETKPEAKPEQAKVEAPKPAEKPAEAPKTEQPKSEETKPEAKPEQAKVEAPKPTEKPAEAAKAEQPKPEETKPATKPEQAKVEAPKPTEKPAEATKAEQPKPEETKPATKPEQAKVEAPKPAEKPTEATKAEQPNSEEAKPEAKPEQAKAEAPKPDEKSAEAPKAEQPKSEETKPEAKPEQARAEETKPAEQPAEADKAEQAEAEQTAARRRRRAHNDPREIRRREQEAQKGSQG from the coding sequence ATGAAACGGATGCTCATCAATGCGACCCAGCCGGAAGAGCTGCGCGTCGCGCTGGTCGATGGACAACGCCTGTACGACCTGGACATCGAATCCGGTGCCAGGGAGCAAAAGAAAGCCAACATCTACCGTGGCAAGATCACCCGAGTCGAACCTTCCCTCGAAGCCGCCTTCGTCGACTTCGGCGCCGATCGTCATGGTTTTCTCCCTCTCAAGGAAATTTCCCGCGAGTACTTCCTGAAGGAATCTTCGGGCCGTCCCAGCATCAAGGAGGTGCTCAAGGAGGGCCAGGAAGTCATCGTCCAGGTCGACAAGGAGGAGCGCGGCAACAAGGGTGCGGCGCTGACCACCTTCATCAGTCTGGCTGGCCGCTTCCTCGTACTGATGCCCAACAATCCCCGTGCCGGCGGTATCTCGCGGCGCATCGAGGGTGACGAGCGCACCCAGCTCAAGGAGGCCATGGGCCAGCTCACCGTGCCGGAGAAGATGGGCGTGATCGTGCGCACCGCCGGCATCGGTCGCAGCCCGGAGGAGCTGCAGTGGGACCTCGACTACCTGGTCCAGGTGTGGGAATCGATCACCGAGGAGGCCGGCAAGCGCCCCGCCCCGTTCCTGATCTATCGCGAATCGAACGTCATCATCCGCGCCATGCGCGATTACCTGCGCCAGGACATCGGCGAGGTGCTGATCGACAACCCCGAGGTACATCAGGAAGCGCTGACCTTCATTCGTCAGGTGATGCCCTCGTACCAGCAGAAGATCAAACTCTACGCCGACGAAGTTCCGCTGTTCTCGCGCTTCCAGATCGAATCGCAGATCGAGACCGCCTACGAACGCGAAGTGAAGCTGCCCTCCGGCGGCTCCATCGTCATCGACCATACCGAGGCCCTGGTATCCATCGACATCAACTCGGCGCGCGCCACCCGTGGTAGCGACATCGAGGAGACCGCGCTGCAAACCAACCTCGAGGCGGCCGACGAGATCGCCCGTCAGCTACGCCTGCGCGACATCGGCGGTCTGGTGGTGATCGATTTCATCGACATGAGCCCCGCGCGCAACCAGCGTGAGGTCGAGAACCGCATGCGCGATGCGCTCAAGCTCGATCGCGCCCGGGTGCAGATCGGCCGTATCTCCCGCTTCGGCCTGATGGAGATGTCGCGTCAACGCCTGCGCCCGTCACTGGGCGAAACCAGCGGCGTGGTATGCCCGCGCTGCAACGGCCAGGGCACCATCCGCGACGTGCGCTCGCTGTCGCTCTCGATCATGCGCCTGATCGAAGAGGAGGCGATGAAGGAACGCAGCGCGCAGATTCGCGCCATCCTGCCGGTGCCAGTGGCCACCTACCTGCTCAACGAGAAGCGTGCGGTACTTGCCGATATCGAGCAGCGCCAGGGCGTGAAGGTGCTGGTCCTGCCCAAGCCCGACATGGACACGCCGCACTACGACGTGCAACGCCTGCGTGACGACCATATCGAGGAGGAAGGCGATCAGGACAAGTCCAGCTTCGAGCTGTCGGTCGAGACCGACATCGGCAAGGAGCCGGACATGAGCATCGCCAAACCGATGGCCCGTACCGAGGCCGCGGTCAAGACGGTGATCCACAACGAACCGGCTCCGGCCTCCTTGCAGCAGGAGCCGCCCCGCCAGGCACCCTCGCCCGCTCCCGCCACTACCGCAGCCCCCACTGCCGGCGTGCTCGGCCGTCTGCTCAAGGGCGTCACCAAGTTGCTCGGCGGAACCGAGAGCGATACGACCACCGCGGCGGAGCCGCGCAAGCCGACCCCGCCACAGGCACCGCCCCGCAGCGAGGACGAACGCGGCGAGCGCAACGGTCGTGGACGGCGGCGCGCGCGCGGCGAATCCCAGGACGATGGCCGTAGCCAGCGCGGTCAGGCCCGCCCCCAGGAGAGTGCCCGTGCCGAAGCGCGTCAGGACTCTCGCCAGGAAGCGCGCCAGGACAGCAGCGGCGGCCGTGGCGGTCGCGGCCGCAATCAGGCACGCGCCGACAAGCCCCAGGCCACCGAGGAGGCACGTCAGGCCAAGCCTCGCGGGCGTGACGAGACCCCGCGCCGCCAGAAGGCCGAGCCACAGGAGAAGCCTGTCGAACAGGTAACCGAGCCGGCCAAGAGCGACGACGGCAAGCCCAAGCGTACGCGCAACAATCCGCGCAACCGCTCGCGCCAGCACGCCATCAATCCGCAGGCCGAGGCTGAGCAGAAGCGTCTCCAGGCGGAAGCGCCCGAGCAGAAGGGTGAAGCAGGTTCGGAGCAGGCCAAGGCCGTGACGCCCAAGCCGGCCGAGCAGCCCACCGAGGCGACCAAGGCCGAGCAGCCAAAGTCGGAAGAAACCAAGCCGGAAGCCAAGCCGGAGCAGGCCAAGGTCGAGGCGCCCAAGCCGGCCGAGAAGCCCGCCGAGGCCCCCAAGACCGAGCAGCCGAAGTCGGAAGAAACCAAGCCCGAAGCCAAGCCCGAGCAGGCCAAGGTCGAGGCGCCCAAGCCGACCGAGAAGCCCGCCGAAGCGGCCAAGGCCGAGCAGCCGAAGCCGGAAGAAACCAAGCCGGCAACCAAGCCCGAGCAGGCCAAGGTCGAGGCGCCCAAGCCGACCGAGAAGCCCGCCGAAGCGACCAAGGCCGAGCAGCCGAAGCCGGAAGAAACCAAGCCGGCAACCAAGCCCGAGCAGGCCAAGGTCGAGGCGCCCAAGCCGGCCGAAAAGCCCACCGAGGCGACCAAGGCCGAGCAGCCAAATTCGGAAGAAGCCAAGCCCGAAGCCAAGCCCGAGCAGGCCAAGGCCGAGGCGCCCAAGCCGGACGAGAAGTCCGCCGAGGCACCCAAGGCTGAGCAACCAAAGTCGGAAGAAACCAAGCCGGAAGCCAAGCCCGAACAGGCCAGGGCCGAGGAGACCAAGCCGGCCGAACAGCCCGCCGAGGCAGACAAGGCCGAGCAAGCCGAAGCCGAGCAGACCGCTGCCCGCCGCCGGCGTCGCGCGCACAATGACCCGCGCGAAATCCGTCGCCGTGAGCAGGAGGCGCAAAAAGGTAGCCAGGGCTGA
- the acpP gene encoding acyl carrier protein has translation MSTIEERVKKVVAERLNVKEEDIQNSSSFTEDLGADSLDTVELVMALEEEFDTEIPDEEAEKITTVQEAIDYVNAHQ, from the coding sequence ATGAGCACCATCGAAGAGCGCGTGAAGAAGGTTGTGGCCGAGCGCCTGAACGTCAAGGAAGAAGACATCCAGAACAGCTCCTCCTTCACCGAGGACCTTGGCGCTGATTCCCTGGATACCGTCGAGCTGGTCATGGCGCTCGAAGAGGAATTCGATACTGAAATTCCCGATGAAGAAGCCGAGAAGATCACCACCGTTCAGGAAGCCATCGATTACGTCAATGCCCATCAGTAA
- the sppA gene encoding signal peptide peptidase SppA has product MSDDKREDRWTEGPELTPEQAREAQQAKQEKPVPPPESAETLRERQRLAQQEMLDRWIDGVLVEQRRSRRWKLFFRFFFAALILASLAATFYSLFGDPTREPERRHLGVVEVHGVIDSESPASAERIIEGLNRAWEAANAAVVVLHIDSPGGSPVQSQRVYDEIMRLREEGGKPIIAVIEDVGASGAYYMAAAADEIVAAPASLVGSIGVIFASFGFEEAIDRLGIERRVYVSGENKGFLDPFSPVAPEEREFWQTVMDTTHGQFIEAVRQGRGERLAEDERLFSGLIWSGQQALELGLIDGISSLDALSRELFGEVRLHDYTPRLDPFERLSRQFGRVAAEWMGVPSSRSPVRYQLP; this is encoded by the coding sequence ATGAGCGACGACAAGCGTGAAGACCGCTGGACCGAAGGACCGGAGCTGACCCCCGAGCAGGCGCGTGAGGCGCAACAGGCGAAGCAGGAAAAGCCAGTGCCGCCTCCGGAGAGCGCCGAGACGCTGCGCGAGCGTCAGCGTCTGGCGCAGCAGGAGATGCTCGACCGCTGGATCGACGGGGTGCTGGTCGAGCAGCGTCGCTCGCGGCGCTGGAAGTTGTTCTTCCGCTTCTTTTTCGCCGCGCTGATCCTTGCCTCCCTGGCGGCTACCTTTTATAGCCTGTTCGGCGATCCCACCCGCGAGCCGGAGCGACGCCACCTGGGCGTGGTCGAAGTGCACGGGGTGATCGACAGTGAATCGCCGGCCAGCGCCGAGCGTATCATCGAGGGGCTCAATCGCGCCTGGGAGGCAGCCAATGCCGCCGTCGTGGTGCTGCACATCGATAGCCCAGGAGGCAGTCCGGTGCAGTCGCAGCGCGTCTACGACGAGATCATGCGTCTGCGCGAGGAGGGCGGCAAGCCCATCATCGCGGTGATCGAGGATGTCGGAGCCAGCGGCGCCTACTACATGGCGGCGGCGGCCGATGAGATCGTGGCGGCTCCGGCCAGCCTGGTGGGGTCGATCGGGGTCATCTTCGCCAGCTTTGGCTTCGAGGAGGCCATCGACCGTCTCGGTATCGAGCGGCGAGTCTATGTCAGTGGCGAGAACAAGGGCTTTCTCGACCCCTTCTCGCCAGTGGCGCCCGAAGAGCGTGAGTTCTGGCAGACGGTCATGGATACCACCCATGGCCAGTTCATCGAGGCGGTGCGTCAGGGGCGTGGCGAGCGTCTGGCCGAGGACGAGCGGCTCTTCAGCGGCTTGATCTGGAGCGGGCAGCAGGCGCTGGAGCTGGGCCTGATCGATGGAATCAGCAGTCTCGATGCCTTGAGCCGTGAGCTGTTCGGTGAGGTGCGGCTGCACGACTACACGCCGCGGCTGGACCCGTTCGAGCGGCTGAGCCGCCAGTTCGGTCGGGTCGCCGCGGAGTGGATGGGGGTGCCTTCCAGCCGCTCGCCGGTGCGCTATCAGCTGCCCTGA
- a CDS encoding low molecular weight protein-tyrosine-phosphatase has translation MRVLFVCLGNICRSPTAEGVFRRELEAAGLAHRVEVDSCGIGDWHVGKAPDPRSAAAARRRGVDLSELRARQLAAEDFSRFDYLLAMDHDNLAAIRAQCPDGCGAHIGLFLDFAGHVDRPVPDPYYGGERGFEEVLDLIEAASRGLVEEIALRLEGQRR, from the coding sequence ATGCGTGTTCTGTTCGTCTGTCTCGGTAACATCTGCCGTTCGCCCACCGCCGAAGGCGTGTTCCGTCGCGAGCTCGAGGCGGCAGGGCTGGCCCATCGTGTGGAAGTCGATTCCTGCGGCATCGGTGACTGGCACGTAGGCAAAGCGCCCGATCCGCGTTCCGCTGCCGCTGCACGCCGGCGTGGTGTCGACCTGAGCGAGTTGCGCGCGCGCCAGCTCGCGGCCGAGGATTTCTCGCGCTTCGATTATCTGCTGGCCATGGACCACGACAACCTGGCGGCGATCCGTGCCCAATGCCCCGATGGGTGTGGTGCCCACATCGGTCTCTTTCTCGACTTCGCCGGCCATGTCGACCGGCCGGTGCCCGATCCCTACTACGGTGGAGAGCGGGGCTTCGAGGAGGTGCTCGACTTGATCGAAGCCGCTTCCCGCGGCCTGGTCGAGGAGATAGCCCTGCGACTCGAGGGGCAGCGGCGTTGA
- the murB gene encoding UDP-N-acetylmuramate dehydrogenase: MSDTLLADYILADRELTAANTLGLPCHAERFASPVAIEPLRRLLRLADDLSWPLTVLGGGSNLILPERLPGLVLRPALRYWWLEPQEGSVLVHVGAGVEWHPLVMALAGRGLWGTENLALIPGSCGAAPIQNIGAYGVELCEVLEAVHVMFIEDGRCARLTVEECAFGYRDSIFKGELEGKVIVTGLTLRLTRVPHPRLGYGDLAQRVGPRPGPLEVAEAVCAIRREKLPDPAELGNAGSFFKNPIVERRQAEEMLLSWPDMPHFELADGRVKLAAGWLIDRCGLKGWRSGHFGIHERQALVLVHFGGGSAEELLAFARQVATEVEARFGVVLEREPRLA, translated from the coding sequence TTGAGCGATACCCTGCTGGCCGATTACATTCTGGCCGACCGGGAGCTGACTGCAGCCAATACCCTGGGGCTTCCCTGTCATGCCGAGCGCTTCGCTTCACCGGTAGCCATCGAGCCGCTGCGTAGGCTGCTGCGTTTGGCTGATGACCTCAGTTGGCCCCTTACCGTGTTGGGTGGCGGCAGCAATCTGATCCTGCCCGAACGACTGCCCGGGTTGGTGCTGCGACCGGCGCTGCGTTATTGGTGGCTGGAGCCCCAGGAGGGCAGCGTACTGGTGCATGTCGGGGCGGGAGTCGAATGGCACCCGCTGGTCATGGCATTGGCCGGCCGTGGCCTGTGGGGAACGGAGAACCTGGCATTGATTCCGGGTTCCTGTGGCGCGGCACCAATTCAGAACATCGGCGCCTACGGTGTCGAGCTGTGCGAAGTGCTCGAAGCGGTTCACGTGATGTTCATCGAGGATGGCCGTTGCGCGCGCTTGACGGTGGAGGAGTGCGCCTTCGGCTACCGCGACAGCATCTTCAAGGGCGAACTCGAGGGCAAGGTGATCGTCACTGGGCTGACCCTACGGCTCACTCGCGTGCCGCATCCTCGACTGGGTTATGGTGACCTGGCCCAGCGGGTAGGCCCTCGGCCGGGTCCGCTCGAGGTGGCCGAGGCGGTGTGCGCCATTCGCCGCGAGAAGCTGCCCGATCCGGCTGAGCTGGGCAATGCCGGCAGCTTCTTCAAGAACCCTATCGTAGAACGGCGGCAGGCGGAGGAAATGCTACTGTCATGGCCGGACATGCCGCATTTCGAGCTGGCCGATGGGCGCGTCAAGCTGGCAGCCGGCTGGCTGATCGACCGCTGTGGGCTCAAGGGGTGGCGATCGGGCCATTTCGGCATCCATGAGCGTCAGGCGCTGGTGCTGGTGCATTTCGGTGGTGGCAGTGCCGAAGAGCTGTTGGCGTTTGCCCGACAGGTAGCGACCGAGGTGGAGGCACGCTTTGGTGTCGTGTTGGAGCGCGAACCCAGGCTGGCCTGA
- a CDS encoding HAD family hydrolase, whose translation MRYRLVIFDWDGTLMDSVARIVTCMQAAARDAGWGHLEEAAVRDIIGLGLPEAIDRLCPGIDAERFELLRSRYAYHFVEGSRTPMPFFAGVEAGIARLRELPARRLAVATGKSRRGLDRVFRESGSGAWFHASRTADETRSKPHPQMLEELLVELDVPVEEAVMVGDTEYDLEMARALGMDRVAVTWGVHAPERLAASRPVYTAVAVEALFDWLAS comes from the coding sequence ATGCGCTATCGACTGGTGATCTTCGACTGGGACGGCACCCTGATGGATTCCGTCGCCCGTATCGTGACTTGCATGCAGGCGGCGGCCCGCGATGCGGGCTGGGGGCACCTCGAGGAGGCCGCGGTGCGCGACATCATCGGTCTAGGGCTGCCCGAGGCCATCGATCGGCTGTGTCCGGGTATCGATGCCGAGCGCTTCGAACTCTTGCGCAGCCGCTATGCCTATCATTTCGTCGAGGGCAGTCGTACGCCGATGCCGTTCTTTGCCGGCGTCGAGGCGGGCATCGCGAGGCTGCGCGAACTCCCGGCACGACGCCTTGCCGTGGCGACCGGCAAGAGCCGGCGAGGCCTCGACAGGGTCTTTCGCGAGAGCGGCAGCGGCGCTTGGTTCCATGCCAGTCGCACCGCCGACGAGACCCGTTCCAAGCCGCACCCGCAGATGCTCGAAGAGTTACTGGTCGAGCTCGACGTACCGGTCGAGGAGGCGGTGATGGTAGGCGATACCGAGTACGATCTGGAGATGGCGCGGGCCCTGGGCATGGATCGGGTCGCGGTGACCTGGGGCGTGCATGCCCCGGAACGCTTGGCGGCCAGTCGCCCCGTCTATACTGCCGTGGCGGTCGAGGCGCTGTTCGACTGGTTGGCAAGTTAG
- the fabD gene encoding ACP S-malonyltransferase: protein MTQPLALVFPGQGSQQVGMLRELAERYSVVRTTFEEAADALGYDLWKVVQEGPDEALNATACTQPALLTASVAIWRVWQELEGPRPGAMAGHSLGEYSAMVCAGVMGFADGVRLVRLRGEAMQEAVPVGRGAMAAILGLDDAIVETACAEAAQNEVVAAVNYNAPGQVVIAGDKAAVERAIVLCQEAGAKRAMPLPVSVPSHCALMRPAAERLKTAMADLDMRPPRYTVYQNVDAQAHADVETLRTRLVEQLYQPVRWTSCVEAMEAAGASVFIECGPGKVLTGLGKRIAKGSKGLAVNDPDSLEAALALAHEAGQ from the coding sequence ATGACTCAACCCCTTGCCCTCGTATTCCCCGGGCAAGGCTCCCAGCAGGTGGGCATGCTGCGGGAGCTGGCGGAACGCTACAGCGTCGTGCGGACGACCTTCGAGGAAGCCGCCGACGCCTTGGGCTACGACCTGTGGAAGGTGGTCCAGGAGGGGCCTGACGAGGCTCTCAATGCCACCGCCTGTACCCAGCCGGCGCTGCTGACGGCCAGCGTGGCCATCTGGCGGGTATGGCAAGAGCTGGAAGGCCCGCGTCCCGGGGCCATGGCGGGGCATAGCCTGGGCGAGTACAGCGCCATGGTGTGTGCCGGTGTCATGGGCTTTGCCGATGGTGTGCGCTTGGTGCGCCTGCGCGGCGAGGCGATGCAGGAGGCGGTGCCGGTCGGTCGTGGCGCCATGGCAGCCATTCTGGGGCTCGACGATGCCATCGTTGAAACGGCCTGTGCCGAGGCGGCGCAGAATGAGGTCGTGGCGGCGGTGAACTACAATGCCCCTGGCCAGGTAGTGATCGCCGGCGACAAGGCCGCCGTGGAGCGGGCCATTGTCCTGTGTCAGGAGGCGGGGGCCAAGCGCGCCATGCCGTTGCCGGTTTCGGTGCCCTCGCACTGCGCGCTGATGCGACCGGCCGCCGAGCGGCTCAAAACGGCCATGGCTGATCTCGACATGCGCCCGCCGCGCTACACCGTGTATCAAAATGTCGATGCCCAGGCGCATGCCGACGTCGAGACGCTGCGTACGCGCCTGGTCGAGCAGCTTTACCAGCCGGTGCGCTGGACCTCCTGTGTCGAGGCGATGGAGGCGGCGGGTGCGTCGGTTTTCATCGAGTGTGGGCCGGGCAAGGTGCTCACCGGTCTCGGCAAGCGCATCGCCAAGGGGAGCAAGGGATTGGCGGTCAACGACCCCGACAGTCTCGAGGCGGCGCTTGCGTTGGCGCACGAGGCCGGCCAGTAG
- a CDS encoding YceD family protein, with the protein MLTSRLPIRVEPYRLAARAESLSGLMALDRFERLAAQVGAQSGDCQVWLDFGIDAQGRREIRGRLEAELQLPCRRCLEPMAQHVESEFLLGMVSSDALAAELPSTHEPVLVENEQLNLLEVVEDELILSLPQVVYHDEAHCRVSRDQLSSGEEAESSEPTPASPFEVLRHLKGKS; encoded by the coding sequence ATGTTGACCTCACGACTTCCCATAAGGGTCGAGCCTTATCGGCTCGCCGCACGTGCCGAAAGCCTCTCCGGCCTGATGGCGCTCGACCGGTTCGAGCGCCTCGCCGCGCAGGTCGGGGCACAGTCGGGCGACTGCCAGGTGTGGCTCGATTTCGGTATCGATGCTCAGGGCCGCCGCGAAATTCGCGGCCGTCTCGAGGCCGAGCTGCAGCTGCCTTGCCGGCGCTGCCTCGAGCCTATGGCGCAGCATGTCGAGAGCGAATTCCTGCTGGGCATGGTCTCGAGCGATGCACTGGCAGCAGAGCTGCCGAGCACCCACGAGCCGGTGCTGGTGGAAAACGAACAGCTGAACCTGCTGGAGGTGGTCGAGGATGAGTTGATTCTCAGCCTGCCCCAGGTGGTTTACCACGACGAGGCGCATTGCCGTGTCTCGCGCGACCAGCTGAGCAGCGGCGAGGAGGCCGAATCGAGCGAGCCGACTCCCGCAAGTCCTTTCGAGGTGCTGCGTCACCTCAAGGGCAAATCCTGA